One Clostridia bacterium genomic window, GCCCAAGCTGGCGGTATCGGTATCATTGGTGGAGCTGACGGACCAACAGCTATTTATACCACCGCTATCTTAGCGCCCGAGCTGTTAGCCCCAATTGCCGTGGCTGCTTATTCCTACATTGCCTTGGTGCCCTTAATACAACCTCCTGTTATCAAGGCCTTGACCACCAAGAAAGAGCGCGCCATAGTCATGCAGGAGCTCCGGCCGGTATCTCGAACGGAAAAGCTGCTTTTTCCGGTTATCGTCTTAATAATCTGTGGTCTCTTAGTTCCCAACAGCATTTCCTTGGTGGGGCCACTGATGCTGGGTAATATATTGCGAGAATCCGGAGTTACCGGCCGACTAGCAGAGACAGCTGGCCATGCTCTCATGGATATAGTGACGATCTTCTTAATGATTACCGTGGGTGCTAGCGCTTCCGCCGATCGCTTCTTCAGCGCTGAATTCTTAAAAGTCTTATTTTTGGGCCTAGCAGCTTTTATCGTAAGTACAGCCGTAGGCGTAATTTTTGGCAAGATATTATGTTGGGCCAGCGGAGGCAAGATCAATCCCTTAATCGGTGCTGCGGGCGTTTCTGCGGTGCCGGAAGCGGCGCGACTTTCACAAAAACTGGGAAGGGAGGCGAATCCGAGGAGTTTTCTCCTGTTGCATGCCATGGGGCCTAATGTTGCCGGGGTGATTGGGTCGGCAGTAGCCGCAGGAGTGCTGATATCCATGCTTCACTAAAAGCCTTATTCCTAGGGAGGTAAAAAAAGGAGGGCAGGAGAAGTGCGAACTATAAGTTGTAACCAAATAGTAGAAACGGTAGCTAAGCTATGCATGGACGCCAATTATTTTCTTGATGATGAGGTCTTGGAGGCCTTCAAGCGGTCCCTGGAACAAGAGGAATCGCCCACCGGCAGGGACGTACTAAAGCAGCTAATAGAGAATGCCAGAATCGCTGCTTTGGAACAAGTTCCCATGTGCCAGGATACTGGGGTGGCGGTGATTTTCTTAGAGCTAGGGCAAGATGTCCGTGTCACCGGTGGGGATCTCTACGATGCTGTTAACGAGGGAGTACGAAAAGGGTATCAAGAGGGGTATTTGCGGAAGTCGATGGTTAAGGATCCCTTTGATAGGGTAAATACTGGCGACAATACTCCTGCCATAATCCACACCACTATTGTGCCGGGGGACCAGTTAAAAGTGACAGTTGCTCCCAAGGGTGGCGGTAGCGAAAACATGAGTGCCCTAGCCATGTTGTCTCCATCAGCTGGGGTAGAGGGTGTAAAACAATTCGTAGTAGAAACCGTGCGTAAGGCGGGCCCCAATCCTTGCCCCCCCATCGTTGTTGGGGTAGGAATAGGTGGCAACTTCGAAACCGCAGCTCTCATTGCCAAGAAAGCTTTGCTAAGACCTTTAGGACAAGCTAATCCTAAGCCCGAATACGCAAAGATGGAATCTGAATTGTTGGAGCGGATTCAGAATCTGGGTATTGGCCCCCAAGGGTTTGGAGGCCGAGTAACTGCCCTAGCTGTTCACGTGGAGACAATGCCTTGCCATATTGCTAGCTTGCCGGTGGCCGTTAACATTCAGTGCCACGCCAGCCGGCACAAGACGGCAATTCTTTAGGGGGTGAACAAGGGTGGCAGACAAATACGTATCTCCACCGCTAACCGATGCAGATGTGATGCAGTTGCGAATAGGGGACCAGGTATTTATTACCGGCGTAATCTATACGGCCCGGGACGCAGCCCATAAGCGCTTGGTTGAGCTTATAGACAAGGGAGAAGATCTCCCAATCGATCTTAAGGGCCAAGTAATTTATTACGCCGGTCCTAGTCCAGCCAAGCCGGGCCAAGTGATAGGCTCGGCTGGCCCTACTACCAGCGGGCGGATGGATGCTTATTCTCCCAGGCTGATTGCCGAGAAGGGTCTCAAACTGATGGTAGGCAAAGGCTCTCGGTCTCAGACAGTCAAGGAAGCTATGCAGAAAAATAAGGCCGCATACCTAGCGGCAGTGGGTGGGGCAGCTGCATTAATTGCCAAATGCGTAAAGAAGGCGGAGGTGGTGGCTTACCCAGAACTAGGACCAGAAGCGATTAGCCGGCTGGAAGTAGAAAACTTTCCGGCTATTGTGGTTAACGATTGTTACGGTGGGGATCTGTACGAAGAAGGAGTTAAACAATACGCCAGATAAAAGCTGGTAAAGGAGGCCGAAACCATGTTCATGACTAAAGAAGAACTGCTGGCCAAAGCTAAGAAACCTGCAGCCGATGCCATGAGACTGCACCCGTTTTATCGGGGCAAAATGCAGACTATACCTCGTTGTGCTGTCCGTAGCCTGGATGATTTTGCCATTTGGTACACTCCTGGGGTAGCTGAACCCTGTAAAGCTATTAAAGAGAACCGGGAGTTGGTCTATGAATTTACCAGCAAATGGAACACGGTAGCTGTGGTGTCAGATGGAACCAGGGTCCTGGGGCTTGGCGATATTGGCCCTGAAGCTGGTATGCCGGTCATGGAAGGAAAGGCGTTGTTGTTTAAGTATCTGGGTGGGGTGGATGCAGTACCTATTTGCCTAGACACTAAGGATCCTGAGGAGATTATTCGCACCGTAAAGCTTCTACAGCCTTCTTTTGGTGGCATCAACCTAGAAGATATTGCCCAGCCCAAGTGTTTTGATATTTTGGACCGCCTCCGTGCCGAAATGGAAATCCCGGTCTGGCATGATGACCAGCAAGGGACGGCAGCAGTAACCCTGGCCGGCTTGATCAGTGCCCTCAAAATCGTAGATAAGAAGATAGAGGAAGCCAGGATTGCCATGATTGGCGCTGGTGCCGCCAACATCTGTATTGCCAGGATATTGATAGCGGCCGGAGTTCGTCCGGAGAACATTGTTATGACCGACACCAAAGGCATCCTCCATCGGGGTCGAGTGGAGCTTAAAGAAAAATATCCTCAAAAATGGGAGATGTGCGAGAAGACCAATGGCGAGGGGCGTGTAGGCGGCATTGCTGAGGCCATGAAGGGAGCCGATGCGGTGATTGCCCTTTCCCAGCCTGGGCCCGGGGTGATCCAAAAAGAATGGATAAAGCAGATGGCCAAGGACGCCATAGTCTTTGCTTGCGCTAACCCGGTGCCGGAGATTTGGCCCTGGGAAGCTAAGGAAGCTGGAGCCAGAATAGTGGCTACTGGTCGCTCCGACTTTCCCAACCAGGTCAATAACTCCCTAGGGTTTCCTTCCATTTTTAGAGGGGCATTGGATGTGAGGGCAAAGACCATCACTGACGAGATGTGTATAGAATCTGCCAAAGAACTATCGAGATATGCTGAGGATAAGGGGCTATTAAGCGAGGACTATCTCATTCCCACCATGGAAGAATGGGAAGTCTATCCCCGGGTAGCAGCAGCTGTAGGCAGTAAGGCGGTGGAACAGGGCATCGCTCGTGTCAATAAGACCTGGCAGGAACTGTACGATAATGCGGTCAAGAT contains:
- a CDS encoding fumarate hydratase; translation: MRTISCNQIVETVAKLCMDANYFLDDEVLEAFKRSLEQEESPTGRDVLKQLIENARIAALEQVPMCQDTGVAVIFLELGQDVRVTGGDLYDAVNEGVRKGYQEGYLRKSMVKDPFDRVNTGDNTPAIIHTTIVPGDQLKVTVAPKGGGSENMSALAMLSPSAGVEGVKQFVVETVRKAGPNPCPPIVVGVGIGGNFETAALIAKKALLRPLGQANPKPEYAKMESELLERIQNLGIGPQGFGGRVTALAVHVETMPCHIASLPVAVNIQCHASRHKTAIL
- a CDS encoding NADP-dependent malic enzyme, which codes for MFMTKEELLAKAKKPAADAMRLHPFYRGKMQTIPRCAVRSLDDFAIWYTPGVAEPCKAIKENRELVYEFTSKWNTVAVVSDGTRVLGLGDIGPEAGMPVMEGKALLFKYLGGVDAVPICLDTKDPEEIIRTVKLLQPSFGGINLEDIAQPKCFDILDRLRAEMEIPVWHDDQQGTAAVTLAGLISALKIVDKKIEEARIAMIGAGAANICIARILIAAGVRPENIVMTDTKGILHRGRVELKEKYPQKWEMCEKTNGEGRVGGIAEAMKGADAVIALSQPGPGVIQKEWIKQMAKDAIVFACANPVPEIWPWEAKEAGARIVATGRSDFPNQVNNSLGFPSIFRGALDVRAKTITDEMCIESAKELSRYAEDKGLLSEDYLIPTMEEWEVYPRVAAAVGSKAVEQGIARVNKTWQELYDNAVKMIKEARDMTQLLMEKGFIAEAPE
- a CDS encoding Fe-S-containing hydro-lyase, encoding MADKYVSPPLTDADVMQLRIGDQVFITGVIYTARDAAHKRLVELIDKGEDLPIDLKGQVIYYAGPSPAKPGQVIGSAGPTTSGRMDAYSPRLIAEKGLKLMVGKGSRSQTVKEAMQKNKAAYLAAVGGAAALIAKCVKKAEVVAYPELGPEAISRLEVENFPAIVVNDCYGGDLYEEGVKQYAR
- a CDS encoding sodium ion-translocating decarboxylase subunit beta, with product MDGLQNYLTNYFGLTQLSWGNIAMFLIAGILLYLAVFKHYEPLLLVPISIGIILGNLPLTGLLREPTDELFGGLLYYIGYGTWHGIYPPLIFIGIGAITDFGPLIANPITLLLGAAAQFGIFTSFLGAIALGFTPAQAGGIGIIGGADGPTAIYTTAILAPELLAPIAVAAYSYIALVPLIQPPVIKALTTKKERAIVMQELRPVSRTEKLLFPVIVLIICGLLVPNSISLVGPLMLGNILRESGVTGRLAETAGHALMDIVTIFLMITVGASASADRFFSAEFLKVLFLGLAAFIVSTAVGVIFGKILCWASGGKINPLIGAAGVSAVPEAARLSQKLGREANPRSFLLLHAMGPNVAGVIGSAVAAGVLISMLH